One window from the genome of Nicotiana tomentosiformis chromosome 5, ASM39032v3, whole genome shotgun sequence encodes:
- the LOC138892088 gene encoding uncharacterized protein yields the protein MLTTNIAESLNAMLKDQRDFLIIGLFNHIIRKFEEKFYERRNKMKNILTLLVPYAEKKIRSNMVVCDALLVHQLVNNQFRIVGHSKDVVVNLDLNTCSCCQFDLEKIPCRHAMTALKLSFGYGYSSSIYDNSSMFYKVSTYLAAYERTIHTIPRKEKWVESDKIQSTKILLPDVEPTKGRRKTKRWPSILEPSSYGNRKKGKTM from the coding sequence ATGTTGACAACAAACATTGCAGAATCGCTTAACGCAATGCTTAAGGATCAAAGAGACTTCCTGATCATTGGCCTATTCAATCATATTATTCGAAAGTTTGAAGAAAAATTCTATGAGAGGCGTaataaaatgaaaaatatattGACCCTCCTTGTTCCTTATGCTGAAAAGAAGATTAGGAGTAATATGGTTGTTTGCGACGCGCTCTTGGTGCATCAATTAGTAAATAACCAGTTTAGAATTGTCGGTCACAGCAAGGATGTAGTAGTTAATCTGGATTTGAACACATGTTCTTGTTGTCAGTTTGATTTGGAAAAAATACCCTGCCGACATGCAATGACAGCTCTGAAATTAAGCTTTGGGTATGGATATAGTTCCTCCATTTATGATAACTCCTCTATGTTCTATAAGGTTTCAACATATTTGGCTGCATATGAAAGAACCATTCACACAATCCCTAGAAAAGAGAAATGGGTGGAGTCTGACAAGATTCAGTCCACAAAAATACTTTTGCCCGATGTCGAGCCTACAAAGGGTAGAAGAAAGACTAAGAGATGGCCAAGCATTTTAGAACCTAGTTCTTATGGCAATAGGAAAAAAGGCAAAactatgtga